The following are encoded together in the Zingiber officinale cultivar Zhangliang chromosome 8A, Zo_v1.1, whole genome shotgun sequence genome:
- the LOC122008144 gene encoding protein indeterminate-domain 11-like has protein sequence MKGIIRIHPKHQVVEENMSNLTSPSGEASVSSNQQSSLASTNPNSSNKKKRNLPGNPDPEAEVVALTPKTLMATNRFVCEICNKGFQRDQNLQLHRRGHNLPWKLKQRPKEVKKKVYICPEQTCVHHDPSRALGDLTGIKKHFSRKHGEKKWKCDKCSKKYAVQSDWKAHSKICGTKEYRCDCGTLFSRRDSFITHRAFCDALAAEESSRGIAANPMSAHHPLQLISHSAAASLEPFSLHFHNSHQEVQQMEQFSSTIPPWLNCQGSTSSNSLNHHGLGQLPTVYSTRLLEQDHHAYPNHDNLPPPPPPPPLTLPHMSATALLQKAAQMGATLSTGRPQMAPHTSHYSSASASNGFGLGMEASTDIGGRGTAPTHLLEDMMMNSNPLCSSTSTPGFGGSFEDAFGGMIGSKREGSSSYMEGMVRAQGNNEGGGRAGNDGITRDFLGLRAFLPQGYP, from the exons atgaaagggataatcagAATTCATCCAAAACACCAAGTCGTGGAGGAGAACATGTCCAATCTCACCTCTCCTTCCGGGGAAGCCAGTGTCTCATCCAACCAACAGTCCTCGTTGGCCTCCACAAATCCAAACTCAAGTAACAAGAAAAAGAGGAATCTCCCAGGAAATCCAG ATCCAGAAGCCGAGGTTGTGGCACTGACTCCCAAGACACTGATGGCGACCAACAGATTTGTGTGCGAGATCTGCAACAAAGGGTTTCAGAGGGATCAAAACCTGCAGCTCCACAGGAGGGGCCACAACCTCCCATGGAAGCTCAAGCAGAGGCCCAAGGAGGTGAAGAAGAAGGTGTACATCTGCCCCGAGCAGACGTGCGTCCACCACGACCCTTCTCGGGCTCTCGGCGACCTCACTGGCATCAAGAAGCACTTCAGCCGGAAGCACGGCGAGAAGAAGTGGAAGTGCGACAAGTGCTCCAAGAAATATGCAGTCCAGTCCGATTGGAAGGCTCACTCCAAGATCTGTGGCACCAAGGAATACAGGTGCGATTGTGGCACCCTGTTCTCGAG GAGGGACAGTTTCATCACTCACAGAGCATTTTGTGATGCCCTGGCAGCTGAAGAGAGTTCAAGGGGCATCGCAGCAAACCCCATGTCAGCTCACCACCCACTTCAATTAATCTCTCATTCAGCAGCAGCATCTCTCGAGCCCTTCTCTCTCCACTTCCATAACAGTCACCAAGAAGTGCAACAGATGGAGCAGTTCAGCAGTACTATCCCCCCATGGCTGAATTGCCAAGGCAGCACCTCATCTAACTCCCTCAACCACCATGGTCTCGGTCAACTCCCAACTGTTTATTCCACAAGGCTGCTGGAACAGGATCATCACGCGTACCCTAATCATGAcaaccttcctcctcctccccctcctcctcctcttacTCTTCCGCACATGTCAGCCACTGCATTGCTGCAGAAGGCAGCTCAGATGGGTGCAACTCTAAGTACTGGCAGGCCTCAAATGGCACCTCACACTAGCCATTACTCTTCTGCTTCAGCCTCTAATGGATTTGGCCTCGGCATGGAAGCTAGTACGGACATTGGTGGACGAGGAACAGCACCTACTCATCTCCTTGAAGACATGATGATGAACAGCAACCCCCTCTGCTCATCAACTTCTACTCCGGGGTTTGGTGGGTCATTCGAGGATGCATTTGGTGGAATGATAGGTTCAAAAAGGGAAGGGAGTAGCAGCTACATGGAGGGCATGGTAAGAGCCCAAGGAAACaatgaaggaggaggaagagctgGGAATGATGGGATAACAAGAGACTTCTTAGGCCTAAGGGCTTTTCTTCCACAGGGTTATCCTTAA
- the LOC122011430 gene encoding nucleosome assembly protein 1;2-like, with the protein MSNENQPDLSSADRDALVVVDGSKNKHADVLETLSPIVRKRVEVLKEIQSQHDALEANFFEERAALEDKYQKLYEPLYTKRYEIVNGISEVEGITDELAGNTSEEKGVPEFWLNAMKLNEILGEEIQERDEEALTYLKDIKWSRIVEPKGFKLEFFFEANPFFKNTLLTKTYHMIEEDEPILEKAIGTEIEWFSERCLTQKTVTKKPKKGSKDANSLTKTEKCESFFNFFNPPKVPDDDADIDEENAEQLQDQMEIDYDIAATIKDKLIPNAISWFTGEAVEDDELELQDNEKEDDEDEDEDEDEDDDEDEDEDD; encoded by the exons ATGAGCAACGAAAACCAGCCAG ATTTGAGTTCGGCGGATAGAGATGCTCTTGTGGTCGTGGATGGTTCAAAG AACAAACATGCGGATGTACTGGAAACATTAAGTCCAATAGTTAGGAAGCGCGTCGAGGTTTTGAAGGAGATTCAG AGCCAACATGATGCACTAGAAGCAAATTTTTTCGAGGAAAGGGCTGCACTTGAAGATAAGTATCAGAAGCTTTATGAACCGCTATACACCAAG AGATATGAGATTGTAAATGGTATCTCTGAAGTTGAAGGTATCACAGATGAATTAGCAGGGAACACTAGTGAAG AAAAAGGTGTGCCAGAATTTTGGCTGAATGCTATGAAACTAAATGAAATTCTAGGAGAGGAG ATTCAAGAACGTGATGAGGAAGCTCTTACATATCTAAAAGATATAAAGTGGTCAAGAATTGTTGAACCCAAGGGTTTTAAACTTGAGTTTTTCTTCGAAGCTAACCCTTTTTTCAAGAATACTCTTCTGACAAAAACATATCACATGATCGAAGAAGATGAACCAATCTTGGAGAAAGCAATTGG GACTGAGATCGAATGGTTTTCAGAGAGGTGCTTAACTCAAAAGACTGTTACTAAGAAGCCAAAGAAGGGTTCAAAGGATGCCAACTCTCTAACAAAAACTGAGAAATGTGAGAGCTTCTTTAACTTTTTTAATCCGCCTAAAGTGCCTGATGATGATGCAGATATCGATGAAGAGAAT GCTGAGCAGTTGCAGGATCAGATGGAAATTGATTATGATATTGC GGCAACAATTAAAGACAAGTTAATTCCTAATGCCATTTCATGGTTCACGGGAGAGGCTGTTGAAGATGATGAGTTAGAACTACAGGACAATGAGAAAGAAGATgacgaggacgaggacgaggacgaggacgaggacgatgacgaggatgaggatgaggatgactAA
- the LOC122008143 gene encoding protein ALP1-like produces the protein MTANHTPPPVPSAASASIDDDLFSYFCSFEDEFTPASIPASQPSSAPSPSMDQNAKKRPRVDDDLLNRYVALKRSASSSSPAHNAIEVGDVGVQETNLPPQPHQRRLWVKDRSRDWWDHYNNPDLPEEEFRRAFRMSRATFDFLCDELGSAVAKEDTALRAAIPVRQRIAVGVWRLATGEPLRLVSRRFGLGISTCHKLVLEVCTAIRDVLMPRSLLWPAPSDLAAAAARFQSLSGIPNVAGAMYTTHIPIIAPKVGVASYFNRCHTDRNQKTSYTVTLQGVVDPDGVFTDVCIGWPGSMTDDQVLQKSALWQRGNNDQLNHQWIVGGVGYPLMDWLLVPYAQRNLTWAQHEFNEKIGGVHRVAKQAFARLKGRWGCLQKRTEVKLSDLPVFLAACCVLHNICEMRKEKMDPEPEFELLDNETVPENGLQSASAMQTRDSIAHALLHHGLAGTGFL, from the coding sequence ATGACCGCCAACCACACTCCTCCGCCCGTCCCCTCTGCCGCCTCCGCCTCTATTGACGACGACCTCTTCTCGTATTTCTGCTCCTTCGAAGACGAGTTCACCCCTGCATCCATCCCTGCTAGTCAACCTTCTTCAGCCCCCTCCCCGTCGATGGACCAGAACGCAAAGAAGCGCCCAAGGGTGGATGACGATCTACTGAACCGGTATGTTGCCTTGAAACGCTCCGCCTCCTCCTCGTCCCCCGCGCACAACGCCATAGAGGTGGGGGACGTCGGAGTTCAGGAAACGAATCTGCCGCCGCAGCCTCACCAACGCCGACTTTGGGTGAAGGACCGGAGCCGGGATTGGTGGGACCATTACAACAACCCGGATCTCCCCGAGGAGGAGTTCCGGAGGGCCTTCCGGATGTCCCGCGCCACCTTTGACTTCCTCTGCGACGAGCTTGGCTCGGCCGTGGCGAAGGAGGACACGGCGCTCCGCGCCGCCATCCCTGTCCGGCAACGAATCGCCGTGGGCGTGTGGCGCCTCGCCACCGGCGAGCCCCTCCGGTTGGTCTCCCGACGATTTGGACTCGGAATCTCCACCTGTCATAAGCTCGTCCTGGAGGTATGCACCGCCATCAGGGACGTGCTAATGCCGCGGTCGCTCCTCTGGCCCGCCCCTTCCGATTTGGCCGCGGCGGCGGCGCGATTCCAGTCTCTCTCGGGAATCCCTAACGTGGCTGGCGCAATGTACACGACCCACATACCGATCATCGCCCCCAAGGTCGGCGTAGCCTCCTACTTCAACCGCTGCCACACGGACCGCAACCAGAAGACCTCCTACACTGTCACCCTCCAGGGAGTCGTCGACCCCGACGGCGTCTTCACCGACGTCTGCATCGGCTGGCCGGGCTCAATGACTGACGACCAAGTGCTCCAGAAATCGGCGCTCTGGCAGCGCGGCAACAACGACCAATTGAACCACCAGTGGATCGTCGGCGGGGTCGGGTACCCTCTGATGGACTGGCTGCTAGTCCCCTACGCGCAGAGGAACCTTACATGGGCACAGCACGAGTTCAATGAGAAAATCGGTGGCGTGCACCGGGTGGCGAAGCAGGCCTTCGCCAGGTTGAAAGGCAGGTGGGGATGCCTGCAGAAGAGGACCGAAGTGAAGCTATCGGACCTGCCGGTGTTCCTCGCCGCTTGCTGCGTGCTCCACAACATATGCGAGATGAGGAAGGAAAAGATGGATCCAGAGCCAGAGTTCGAGCTGCTGGACAACGAGACGGTGCCCGAGAACGGCCTCCAATCGGCTAGCGCCATGCAGACAAGGGATAGCATTGCCCACGCCTTGTTGCACCACGGCCTCGCTGGGACAGGCTTCTTGTAG